Within Calidithermus timidus DSM 17022, the genomic segment TCGAGCGCGGCGAGCGCATCCGTATCCACGGCGACTACGACGCCGACGGCCTCACCGGTACGGCGGTACTGTTGCTGGGGCTGGGTAGACTGGGGGCCGACATCCACGCCTTCGTGCCCCACCGGCTCGAGGAGGGCTACGGCGTGCTGATGGACCGCATCCCCGAACACATCGAAGCCTGCGACCTGTTTATCACCGTAGATTGCGGTATTTCCAACCATGCCGAGCTGCGCGAGCTCACCGAGAACGGGGTCTCGGTGCTGGTCACCGACCACCACAGCCCGGGGCAGGTCCACCCTCCGGGCATCCTCGTCCACCCCATGCTCACCCCGGAACTCGAGGGCCAGCCCCACCCCACCGGTTCGGGTGTGGCCTTCTTGTTGCTGTGGAAGATCTACGAGATGCTGGGCAAGCCCGCTCCCATCGAGTATGCCGACCTGGCCTGCATCGGCACCATCGCCGACGTGGCCCCCTTGCGGGGCTTCAACCGGGCGCTGGTGCGGCGGGGCCTCGAGCAGCTTCGTCACAGCCAGCACCCGGGGCTGGCCGCCCTGGCTGCTGAGCACTGCAAGAGCTACAGCGCCAGCGAGGTGGCTTTCCGCATCGCTCCCCGCATCAACGCCGCCAGTCGCTTAGGGCAGGCCGAGCTGGCCCTGGAATTGCTCACTACCCGTGATCCCCTGCAAGCCCGGCCCCTCGCAGATGCCCTCTCCCTGCTCAACGCCCGACGCCAGCGCATCGAGGAGGAGATGCTGCAGCGTATCTGGCCCACCCTCGACCCCGATGCCCCTGCGCTGGTCATCGAAGACGCCAGCGGCCATCCCGGCGTGATGGGCATCGTGGCCAGCCGGGTGCTCGAGGCCTTCTACAAGCCGGTGTTCATCATCGCCGGGGGCAAGGGTAGCGTGCGCAGCACCCCCGGCATCAGCGCGGTCGGGGCGCTGCGCTTTGCCGCTTCCCACCTCGAGCGCTACGGCGGTCACGCCCAGGCCGCCGGATTTGCCATCGCCGAAGGGCACATCCCGGCCTTCCGCGAGGCCATCTATGCCTACGCCTCCCAGTTTCCTCCGCCCCAGCCACTGATCGAGCTCGACGGGGTGTTGGAGGGGGAAGACCTGGAGGCTCTCTACGCCGCTTTGCAGCTGCTCGAGCCCTACGGTGAGGGTAACCCTGAGCCGTTGTTCTTGTTCAGCGGCAAGCCCGAGAGCGTGCGCACCATGGGCGAGGGCGGCAAGCACCTGTCGTTTCGCCTGGGCGGTTTGCGGGTGGTCAAGTGGAAGGACAACGGCGAACGTCTGCCCACCGGAGAGATCGAACTTGCCGCCAGCCTGACCCACAACGACTGGAACGGAGAGCGTAGCCTCGAGCTGCGCGCCGTGGCCTACCGCGAGGCGGGACAGGCTCGAAGCTGGATTCGGCCCCGGCCCTTCAGGCTCGCCCTCCAGGAAGTGTTGCAAAGCAAAGCCCCCGTTTTTGTCGGCGCAGAGGGGGCTTGGTGGTTTGTCGATCGGGGTGTTCCGGTGGTGAGTGCCGCGCAGGCTGTCTACTGGTTTGCCCTGCCCGCAGAGCCTGTGCGGATGGAGGTGGACGATCCCCTATCGGGACAGCCTATGGCTGTGCACCAACAGGACGATCCCCTATCGGGACAGCCTATGGCTGTGCACCAACAGGACGATCCCCTTCGGGACGGAGCGAGCTCCGTGCACCAGGGGGTTCGCTTAGCCCTAAGCGAGAAAGCCTTGGAGGCCCTGCGTCGGGAGGCCCAGGCTTACGGCCTGGAGGGATTGGCTAAAAATCTGATTTTTGCTTACCAGTATGGCCACCCCCAATTGCTCGCCGATGCCCTGGAAGCGTGGTGGGATCTTACAAAACCGCTGACTTGCACTTCGTAAGTTGGTGAACCTGAATATAAGCCATTTTGTGGAACTTGACCCATGGCTGGCCCGCACACCCTATACCTATAATTAAGCCCAATATTTCTCTATCGATGGTTGCTCC encodes:
- a CDS encoding single-stranded-DNA-specific exonuclease RecJ, translating into MIWKFRPWPIRSELEPLLKLGIPPLAAAICYNRGFRTPQDLDPPLTLLPLRGLEEAARRVLQALERGERIRIHGDYDADGLTGTAVLLLGLGRLGADIHAFVPHRLEEGYGVLMDRIPEHIEACDLFITVDCGISNHAELRELTENGVSVLVTDHHSPGQVHPPGILVHPMLTPELEGQPHPTGSGVAFLLLWKIYEMLGKPAPIEYADLACIGTIADVAPLRGFNRALVRRGLEQLRHSQHPGLAALAAEHCKSYSASEVAFRIAPRINAASRLGQAELALELLTTRDPLQARPLADALSLLNARRQRIEEEMLQRIWPTLDPDAPALVIEDASGHPGVMGIVASRVLEAFYKPVFIIAGGKGSVRSTPGISAVGALRFAASHLERYGGHAQAAGFAIAEGHIPAFREAIYAYASQFPPPQPLIELDGVLEGEDLEALYAALQLLEPYGEGNPEPLFLFSGKPESVRTMGEGGKHLSFRLGGLRVVKWKDNGERLPTGEIELAASLTHNDWNGERSLELRAVAYREAGQARSWIRPRPFRLALQEVLQSKAPVFVGAEGAWWFVDRGVPVVSAAQAVYWFALPAEPVRMEVDDPLSGQPMAVHQQDDPLSGQPMAVHQQDDPLRDGASSVHQGVRLALSEKALEALRREAQAYGLEGLAKNLIFAYQYGHPQLLADALEAWWDLTKPLTCTS